ttcaaatattgtttagttttaCTTACAAAGAAGTATCCTTCATCTTTCaggtaaaatttaatcaaaatttttatttttgcctaatgagagagaaaaagagtaacaatttcaaattatttataatgcaaataattGACCACACAAAAAATCACGAAATAAACGATTTGTCCCCTTGCTTTCTAGCATCACTTAGAAACAGTCATCTCACAAAGAGTAATACGATGGATAATGTGAAGATCATCCATGTCAAGCTGACCATGGAGTTAGAACATATGCCAGAAGTAAAAGTTTTACCCATAGAAATATGTTACCAGTGTACACTGAGGGGAGGTAGATCACTCTACAGTATtatatttgagataaaaataactaaataaatgtatatgtgATCTCATAACTCTTAGTACTAAATGTGTGACACAGAACAATAGATATACTTTCGatactttatatatttgatttacattttaatgtgaataaagACTTATTCTCATACAATTCGccattattcagtttttaaacaCCAATGTAAATACCCTTAAATAGAATCagaacatgattttttttctttttaaatgttatttgtgAGATACTTATGtgggaaaaatatgttttgtaataATTCTGCTTTAATGAgtcaaaaaacacaaaattttcaataatattattcattttgcaattCCTAGCGGAATCcattgaataaaaatggaaCTAATGAAACATAAATCTATCACGTTTCAAAGTTCAGAAAacaagttttcttaaaaaaataaagatcctATTCGAAATAGATATACtattaagaaatgtaatatgaattaaaaagatGACTGGTTATGATATTCTCTAAaatgtgttatatatatattggcatttagataaataaaatcatacacacataaataaaacactaaatcttaatcattttaatgcaagtattacatatatttatttctaatcaaGTTATGACATAACATTACAAATCACACAAAATACGTAGAGTGATCAAATATCAATCCTCAAGTTGCAGCATTTTaaaggaagtttttaattaaaactgagtCAGAATTTAAAGTTTAGCACACTATCTTTCGAAAAGTATATGTAATATtcgaaataaattcaatatataagTTATAAACACTCTATTTTNTAAAACTTTCATgatgataaaatatgaaatcccgCGCAGCCAAATACAGAAAATGGCTTCCTCTAACAATAGCTTTTGTTTAAACAACGCCAATTGCTTTGGCGAAAAAGTTTGGTCACACAATCAATATAGGGTTATAAGAAGATTGATGGATAAAAGCTAGCGTCAAGCTCACTCCGCCCAGTTACCAATTCCTAAATTGACCAAATATCCTAGTTATGGGACCCTTGCCACCCAGGCTCTTGccattaattgtttatttacaatCAATGCCCGTGCTCCATTGATAGTTAAATTGATGGCAGGATACATGCCAAAAATTTACACGTGTTTACTCTGTTTGTAGCTATcacattatcaatttttatgagCACTCAAGTTTCAAGTAAAATGCTCTACTCACAGCAGTACACACTACTATATTTTGCACTAATTacttttcaaagttaaatagCCAATATACTTGTTGCAAAaactttctatttataaatttaattttctcaaatgcaaactttttcatttgtatGAAACACAATATAAACCAAATTACCTCAATTTGTAAGTTTACAACTGCACAAAAACAAACTAGCAGCAGCGTAAAATTGATTACATTAaagtttgttattgttttcctAATTCTTCACGTGTAGTAGttctattaataatattcattaaaaatatgggAAAGAGGAAGCAtaaggtaattattatttttcctttcaaatttagaaggtaattgtaaatttcttggaaaatacGAGCTCCACTTGAAAATAGAAAGAATCTGAATTGCCTATTTCatgaatatcattaaattaaactcACGAAACctgcaaaatttacatttggGAAGATATCGGTATCTGTacttatgcttaaaaaatcttCTAGTTTCGGCTACTTCCAGGCAATGGTCCTCAATAAacggaaaataataaagtagcACAGAAGGGGACTAAATCAAAGGTAATAACTTATTACCACCATAGGGCTAACCCCttcctactttttttatttattaaaatctctttaattcaatctctttaattaaaatcttgcaAGTTAAAATCTCTTTATCATCTTTGCGATTATAAGTTAGCACAAACAGTCACGGAAatatccttttaaatattttagctgatataataaatgttaattattagacaattgtaaaaccatttcaattagttataaaaatcgTATAAGGTTAACATATTCATGCTTAAAGTTACAAGGCATAAAAATTATAGGCCATATGACAGGTTGtaatggttttaaattaataaaaatggtttGATATTTTCTTATGAGAAATATCCACAGTTTGTTGTGAACTTGTGAggaaaaaatccaaaatatttagGCATAGCTGTCCAGGACTCaaatgacaaaataatggagaccgttaaaattctttcatttaaaaataggaCTCATAGGATAAGacgttttatttaaactgaattatatttatataaagggTAATCGGAATCTAAGAAAGTATCAACTGTTGCTTCAAGTGCTTGTGAATGTTAGTGCATTTGAATgtttattgaacttttaaagGTTGGTGCACTAGTAAAAATAGTTTACCTGGTTTGTGCAAAGatggaatgaaaataaaatgtgtttcattatttatattattttcattatttattagtctatttaagtcatgtatgctacattttcaaaatgttaatgtttggattttaataaaatagttcaactgatagtaaatttgtttattgatttgaaatttgattgaATTGCCTTtggttaaaacatttaaaacttggCTTTAGTCTGGGTCCTAACTGCCAAATCAACTAGATTTTGctgatttttcctaatttaattaaaaaattttcctgtttattgtatttttgagagcatttttcaaaatttagaaagtttctaaataaaattccacTGTGTATTGGTTTTTTGAGTagttaattaagtattattgcTAGATAATGAGCAAAGCCACATTTATAACAATCAGTTTGatgctttccttttttaaatattctttaaaaaatttcaaaatatttttcattttgaaatcccttttaattatatgttataattaattatatgaattcattatctatcattatttataattaagaatttaataaacataataaaaaacattttacagtcATCAAgtttatatcaattataaatgtaaagtattgaagtaaatttatttaatggtttttattttattagtgttATGATCTTGGTAtgttcctattttatttttgataaaagaaaaaagttagcatgaaatttatattgttttacataatctaatgtatttttttccttctttattttgGCCGCTATACTTAAGCCAAacattttttagatttcttttatttttaatttaaacatttattttacaccATTAAAGTTACTATAAATATATGTCTCATTTTTACAAANccaaatttcttctaaacagacccctgatatatgTCTCATTTTTACACATTGATGTTTTATTACTATATGAAAAGTTACTATCAATAGTTTGAATAGAACCTTAttgttttttctcatattttttctatttgttttattactagaaaatatttttattttcaatattgtcccttttttttatagagAGGTAAAGCTGCTAAGAACGCACGAAAAGGAATATCAAATGATGAGCCTGAAGAACTCGTTAAAGCACCTCATTCATTTGTTATAAACAGAGGAAGGCTTGGAAAGAATGGTCATGAACTATTgctaaattttcgaaaaataatggAACCATATACCGCTTCTCATTTAAAGGTAAGCAAAGgaactaaaaagaattttcagcattttttgaaTAACTACCCTgtttgatgcagaattttcaTGCTGTGATTTTTCTTATTGCAGGTACAAAAAGCAAATGTGTTGAAAGATTTCGTTCATATAGCAGGTCCTTTAAATGTTACACATTTAGTAGTTTTCACTAAGACTGAAAATGCTATCTATTTGAGAACAGCAAAACTTCCACATGGTCCTACATTGACCTACCAAGTAAAAGAGTACtctttaattaaagatattatatCTTCCCAAAAGAAATCtgtaatatatgaaaaattgtttgatcATCATCCTcttcttgttttaaataacttctCTGGTGATGGTATGCATTTGAAGCTGATGGCTACAACATTTCAACACATGTTCCCATCTATAAATGTTAATAAGGTAAGACACATCATTTGAAGTATTTGTTTTAACAAGAAACTAATTTCAGTATTCAAACTCAGGTAAGAGGTGTGGTGGAGCCTTAATGCACCGTAACTgtgtttcattacttttttggGTTGTTCCGGAACTATAATTCaagtattgcatatttttattttatttttaaatcttcattttattccaaaaaggCTAAGTCGGCTAAAGAACTAATAGGGGCCATTTCCCCTATCCCCGAATGCCCAGATTAAGTGTTTTGAAACTACTTCTATGATGttaatatttgtactaaaattgtGTTAGTTTTCaaagtgcaaaaatgtttaatgcatgttttagaagttattttctaggaattaaaagaaaaagtgatacaaaattttaggcGCAATATTGGAATGACCAGTTCAGTTTAGAGGTTCTAATGGGTGTTAAAATACCATGGTGTTTGTGGAACGAATGGGATTTCATGTATTGGTCGTTATGGGAGATCATACTAAAGAGTGTGAACTGTTTGTGTGTGtgttatagtttaattttttgttttttagactTCTTTATGCGAAATGTCCTCAAATTCACTTTAAATCTAATGTCAGTTTGTATCATCAATTATAGATGTATACTTATATAAACTGtctgttttattgaaaattgtttaatatttaactattttttttaatgaacatggATTAGTAATAGATAAATTtctcatatatttattgtttatttgtgtAGCCTCACTGAAGCTTTTttgtcttttcattttaaatgtattaaaagcataatacaataaatttttattttcttacagacAAACTTAAATACAATTCGAAGATGTTTACTCATAAACTATAACGAAGACCAAACTTTGGATTTGAGACAATAGTAAGCATTTCAAGAAacttctaaagattttttttaatgtgttaatacaataaaatttttgtttaggtAATCAAGATTTAATTCAttaactttaatgaaaaaaacttaatctaattgttttaaaatttttgttacttactTTTATCTGTTCATGAGTAAATTTGtgttatgataatttattatatttaaatacatagagagataattttgctataaaactttaaagcttaatattaaaacttactaCTTTAATATCTGTTTATTGCTTGCTTTGCTgttgtttttatgtaattatctaaaaaaaactaGTGTAGCAAAATTGTAGAGTTTTgatgtataaataattacaagctCTTTTTTAGCATTGTATGTAGTTTATCTAGtttgtttcagaaatttatgTGGATATCTTTACttgattattttgttatttgaaaaaaattgatccctaataataacttatatccttgaaatacatgaaaaatgttttacgtaTATATTATTCTACTGTAAAATGTCTAtcgaaataactttaatattttatttttctgattaatattatgttttcttCTGTAGCAGAGCATAAtattctgaattaatttttttcgcacATTACATTAAGTTTcccaaatattttgcaattatgaatttatattagATTATCTCTCTTGAAAGAAGAATaagttatctttaaatataaacaggCTCTAAAGCTTTAATATGCCTTAGTAGcctttcttcctcttttttttgttcattcttttcatttctttttttgtcagaaatagtttttagcATCATCTGCTGTTGTTATAttacttaaattgttttatgagtTTGGCACATCATAGCCCCACCCAACGTGCTATAGATATGCAACATAATCCAAcatttttcatcctttttttctgtgtatcttttatatttctgtGTATCTTTTTTTCTGTGTATCTTTTTCTGTGTATCTTATcttattatcattttctttcagttttgtagGAAAAATTTGAGAActacagtaattatttttaaattgatgaaatttcatttgagtatcatattttataatttaataatatttctattttatcaataaaaatacttgaacTTAAATTTAGACTAACTTAATTCACTCTCTTTCTAAATAGTGCCATAAAAGTTGTTCCTACAGGAATGAGTAAGGCTGTTAAAAAACTTATCCAATCAAAAGTTCCAAATTTAAGCCAGTATAAAGATATTTCTGACTACATTGAAAAATCTGGTAATCTCTCTGAAAGTGAAGTTGAATTTGATGGTGCAGCAAATACAGTTACTTTACCTCAGCCAATATCATCACGAGGGAACATAGCTGCTGAGAAAAGTGCTATACGGTAAGCATTCAACTTGAGTCAGTCAGTATattgttaacatatttttaaatatatctttgtttatttgtttaaaaataacaatatgtaCTTTTTTATGACAAACAACTGTTGTTTGTAGATCTCAGCCGAATTTAGTGAAagaagaggggaaaaaattatgttacttaGAAGTTCTTTAGCTATCTTAATGTAAATGTTAGTCTTGGGTGgtaaaattcagatatttaatgtaatttaaatttgtatatttgctTCTGGTTTGAAATCTTGTATCATATTTCTCAgttctactttatttttttataaaattcatattaaactaaaaaagattgtctttaaatgaaatttcataaaaacttggATTGGTTAAAAAGAACTGGTTAATTTGTGACAGCAATAGAGATTGTACTGTTGacctaattaattagtgcaattGTGAAATCGGACATAAAGGTGggtcctgcagtggactgattgttaagacacggttcccagcagatcaccgaagtcaagcatcattggctgcggtcagtgtgcgggtgggttaACGCTTGGATTAGTCTGCTTAGGaactgagggtgtgcggtattggtccttgttaaactgttctactgtaaagtgctcgacttcgcgtgcaggttaTCAGGCAGGGTGCCTTCctttctgcagaggatcaaaattgtgatgtcatgtcttctgatcatcctcgggggtgtttcccagaccgtcgccaatagcccattgtgcagctctagtgcgacgtaaatgaactacaactacagaCATAAAAGTGTGCTTTCTGTGAATAAATAAGCCTTTTTACCCAAGGGGCTAACAGTAATTCGGTTCTctcaagataaataaaattgtgttttaaattgaaagtatCGAACTTGCAGTTAAAAAGTCAACATGAATgtttttttgcttcttaaatttttcattcattttttaaagatatctttctctcgaataaaaataactattaaagaataattatgttTGGGGCAGTTTTATTACCTCTTTTCCATCTTTATCATTAGAGAGGAggataatctttttttatggaattaattatgcaagaaaacatcaaaattgGAACATTTTAAGTAGTTTCAGTATTATAAGCATATGCCCTTATCTGTACTGAGATGCGgaatgaaaaaaacaacagaATATATAAACAACAGAATATATAAACAACAGAACAGTTATAAACAACAGTTATATAATCAACAGAAATATTAGTTAATGAATAAGAACTGAAATATgaagttttcatttataaaatttaacattgtaaCTCTTGATTCTGTAATATGTTTGTGTTTCTTTTAGTTAAGTTCCCTTAGCGCTAATATTGGCACttgtttattgcattataaagttATTCAATAAGAATAACACTTATCATAGTTGGGCAGAAGTGTTATTCTTCGTGATGATTACATTGTTttcttgcattatttattatctttgatttagtttttgaatCCTACACATATTTAGAATTGTGttgtattagttttaattaaatatttaaaaaaaatttttttttatttattttattttaaggattatATTGTTTTCTTGCAATATGTTTTGTCTTTGATTTAGTTTTTGAGTCCCACACATATTTAGAACTGTgctgtatttgttttatttaaatatttttttaaagaaatgtttttattttaaggctTTATGAAATTGGTCCAAGAATGACATTGCAACTAATGAAGATTGAAGAAGGTCTTATGAGCGGGGAAGTTCTTTTCCATCAGTTTGTGTCTAAAACCCCAGAAGAAATTAAAGCCTTAAAAGAaagatgtaaagaaaaaaagtgagttacatagttttttattctatagTACTCTTGCTATAAATAAAGACTTTTTGAGAAtcttaagattattattattattatttaagtcagAATTATTGtttagctttttaatttatttctaNtatcattaaaaatacttgaacTTAAATTTAGACTAACTTAATTCACTCTCTTTCTAAATAGTGCCATAAAAGTTGTTCCTACAGGAATGAGTAAGGCTGTTAAAAAACTTATCCAATCAAAAGTTCCAAATTTAAGTCAGCATAAAGATATTTCAGACTTCATTGAAAAATCTGGTAATCTCTCTGAAAGTGAAGTTGAATTTGATGGTGCAGCAAATACGGTTACTTTACCTCAGCCAATATCATCAAGAGGGAACATAGCTTCTGAGAAAAGTGCTATACGGTAAGCATTCAACTTGTGTCAGTCAGTATattgttaacatatttttaaatatatctttgtttatttatttaaaaataacagtatttacttttttatgacaAACAACTGTTGTTTGTAGATCTCAACCAAATTTAGTGAAAGAAAAGGGGGGGAAATTATGTTACTTAGAAGTTCTTTAGCTATCTTAATGTTAATGTTAGTCTTGAGTGgtaaaattcagatatttaatataatttaaatttgtatatttgcttctaaattcaaattttgtatcataattCTCAGtgctactttaatttttttaattcatattcaactaaaaatgaTTGTCTTAAagtgaaatttcataaaatcttgAATTGGTTAAAAACAACTGGTTTATTTGTGACAGCAATAGAGATTGAACCGTtgatctaattaattagtgcaatggtgaaatcagacataaaagtGTGCTTTCtgtgaataaacatgccttttttccCAGGGGCCCAACAGTGATTCGGTTCTCTcaagatgaataaaattatgttttaaatttaaagtatcgaACTTGCAGTTAAAAAGTCAACTCAAATGATTCTttgcttcttaaatttttcattcattttttaaacacatctgtctctcaaataaaaataactattaaagaataattatgttTGGGGCAATTTTATTacctcttttctttctttatcatTAGAGAGGaggattatctttttttatggaattaatcATGCaagaaaacatcaaaattgGAACATTTTAAGTAGTTTCAGTATTATAAGCATATGCCCTCACCTGTACTGAGAtgcagaatgaaaaaaaagttatataaacaacagaaatattagttaatgaataagagttaaaatataaagtttttatttatcaaatttaacatTGTAACTCTTGATTCTGTAATATGTTTGTGTTTCTTTTAGTTAAGTTCCCTTAGTGCTAATAATGGCACTTGTTTATAGCATTATAAAGTTATTCAATAAGAATAACACTTATCATAGTTGGGCAGAAGTGTTATTCTTCGTGATGATTATATTCGTttcttgcattatttattatctttgatttagtttttgaatCCTACGCATATTTAGAATTGTGttgtattagttttaattaaatatttatttttttgaaaatgtttttattttattttaaggattatattgttttcttgaaatatgTTTTGTCTTTGATTTAGTTTTTGAGTCCCACACATATTTAGAACtgtgttgtaattattttatttaaatatttttttaaagaaatgtttttattttaaggctTTATGAAATTGGTCCAAGAATGACATTGCAACTAATGAAGATTGAAGAAGGTCTTATGAGCGGGGAAGTTCTTTTCCATCAGTTTGTGTCTAAAACCCCAGAAGAAATTAAAGCCTTGAAAGAaagatgtaaagaaaaaaagtgagttacatagttttttattctatagTACTCTTGCTATAAATAAAGACTTTTTGAGAAtcttaagattattattattattatttaagtcagAATTATTGtttagctttttaatttatttctagtgCATAGTTATAATTgccagaaaaatttattactaccATGTGTTGCTTAGATaccattaaatttgaatatgtgCCATTAGAATTGAAGAGGCagctttaaataagttttataaaaatattttgtacttacTATTAGCTTGCAGATTACTTGTGACTTTTTTCTTGTATGagttgttttgtttattttatatctgcTGCATTTTCTCCATGCTAATTGGGAGTAATAAATCATATGCAATAGCTAATTGgtagtaataaataatgcatagCTAATTGGGAGTAATAAATcatatgttatataaaatatcagTTTAGTTCATTAatatcagaaagaaaaattgatgTAATTAATCTGGCAGAAATGTGTAATTCATAAAAACGTAATATTAAAGTTATGTGGTGAAGGATAgagtggaaataaaaataaaacaaaaatatggttTGTTGCTTTAAACGAGCctttcagaaattttctgaatctccaattaattaatatttttttaaggttttatgtACCTTCTGAATAAGgcattaaatctattaattaaCTCAATTTAAGAGACTAAACGTCTCGTCCATATGGTTTCTTACGTTAGGAAGTACTACTGTATTTTCCTAACTATATAACTATGCTGTGATACTTTAATGCTGactaatgttttgaaaattggaTTGACCAAAATGACATTATTATTCTATATGTTATAAGAGATCAAaattatgtattgaatttttattagatgTTGCTTATGTTTTCTTGTGCATTATAGACTTTTAAAAGAGAAACGTCGTGCAGAGCAACAAAGAAAtgttgagaaaaagaaattgcttgACAATAAGGAAGAGAAGAGTAATGATGCTCAAGTTGTTAGTGATGAGGAGAGAGAAGAAGATTTGAAATGGTATCGAGAAGCTGTTGGACAAGAACCCGATGATAGTAATGTcacattttatctaaattttttttatgcagactttaagattattttatgcatgatttaacaagttaatttaatttcagacaTTCTACCTCTGtccaaaaaacgaaaattttcttccgaTTCCTCAAGAGGCAAACTGcctaagaaagtaaaattttcaagtgaGATCGATAAAAAACAGCAGAATGGATCATCAAAGTCTGACAAAGATTATCAggcatttttgaagaaaaagaagaagaggaaagaagcaaaattaaaaaacaaagggAAAAAGGGACGTAAAGCTAAATTAGCAACAAAGAAGACTCAGGACAAACCTGATCAGgagaaaaattcgttaaaaccCAAATCTTTTGTAAAGAAACGTAAAAAAGTGTAAATGTTGTACATAtttctagtaaatttttttatatgtagctttctttattttaatttccagaaAGTTTTAcacatcatatttttttgaaaatttcaccaGAATTCTTTATATTTGGTGTTTAATTACAGAgaaattatctatatttatgTGAGGAATggtttttaagtaaatactgtttgaaagtaaaaacaaaatgaaataaaattttcaagaaccaaatttattttcaagattatatcTATGTGTCTGTTTTTCAACGTAGTTCCAAGTTTGTTTGAACACTTATTATCGACTGGATTTAGAATACCCTCTTCATAGAAACTTGCCGTCTGATCTGATAACCAAGAGTTTAAAGCTGTTTTCATGTGTTCATTGTTGTTGAAGTGGTTGCCGCCGAGATGATTGACATAGACACTCGTGGCATAGAAAGTCGTTTAAAAGTGCTTATGTTAAAATGTCTGAAGAAATGAGTGAAGAATTTTCACTTCAAGTGGAGTAGCCATATCGTCTGTAATCACAGATGGGCTACCAGAGCAGGATCCCATTGCGAACATTGCTGCGGCCAGCTTTGAAGTTTCTAACACACTTACACATTTAGATCTAAAATTTAGTGTTGGCAAAGTCTTCACAACTTTGGCAATGAATGTCTGCAGCAGGCAGGTTCCCTGCTGATAAGAAACATATCATTGACAGTACCTCTCACAAGTTAGACGATTcgttaattttaagcatttcaaaGCAAGGAATGCAAGGACACTATGCGTGCACTCATCGCACACAATGTATGTAACAAAATGGCCTTTACTTAAAAAACtcatatatatattgcattaaataagCATTTGCTAGTCTAGGCACAGTTTGCTATTATATATAGAACTTTTAGAATTCAGACATTTTAATAAAGACAGTTTTATCTGTAGTacaagatataatttaaatatgaaaaagatttGTGACTATGTtgattaatttaagtatttcagTAGTTGaatctttttaatcaaaacattcagtaaaaaattttaaaattatgtgacaatttatcataaaaaattttttttcattacttaaagaataaattaaggGCTTAAAGATAGAAGGGTACAGAAGAAGGTTAAGGTTCATTTTATTGAGTTTATAgttattagaatgaaaaataaagaaatatgaatgTGCTCGATTTTTTAAAGCTGATGTGGAAATATGCCAAAATGATTCAGATGAAAAACCACTTTTATAGTATAACTTTAAAtccaaacttttaaatattttcgaaatttcactAAGCTGTTATGTTTAACTACTTACTGttgttcaaaaatgttttttaaaaaaaattcatctcttACAAATGAGAAACATTTAGGCTTCAAATAATAGATGATGTCTGAAGAGAAATGGctatattttagtgaaatttaataaaaaattctttaacactGACAACTGATTCATATCTTTTTGAATATTGTAAGGTTAGTGATAGACATTAccaaacttctttaaaaaaacattttttgttctgCTCATCAAGTTGTGACCTCCATTCAATAATCAGGTAaagtatattgtttttaaatgtgtattaattaaaatatccctACTTTCT
This window of the Parasteatoda tepidariorum isolate YZ-2023 chromosome 4, CAS_Ptep_4.0, whole genome shotgun sequence genome carries:
- the LOC107444556 gene encoding suppressor of SWI4 1 homolog isoform X1, whose protein sequence is MGKRKHKRGKAAKNARKGISNDEPEELVKAPHSFVINRGRLGKNGHELLLNFRKIMEPYTASHLKVQKANVLKDFVHIAGPLNVTHLVVFTKTENAIYLRTAKLPHGPTLTYQVKEYSLIKDIISSQKKSVIYEKLFDHHPLLVLNNFSGDGMHLKLMATTFQHMFPSINVNKTNLNTIRRCLLINYNEDQTLDLRQYAIKVVPTGMSKAVKKLIQSKVPNLSQYKDISDYIEKSGNLSESEVEFDGAANTVTLPQPISSRGNIAAEKSAIRLYEIGPRMTLQLMKIEEGLMSGEVLFHQFVSKTPEEIKALKERCKEKKLLKEKRRAEQQRNVEKKKLLDNKEEKSNDAQVVSDEEREEDLKWYREAVGQEPDDNILPLSKKRKFSSDSSRGKLPKKVKFSSEIDKKQQNGSSKSDKDYQAFLKKKKKRKEAKLKNKGKKGRKAKLATKKTQDKPDQEKNSLKPKSFVKKRKKV
- the LOC107444556 gene encoding suppressor of SWI4 1 homolog isoform X2, coding for MEPYTASHLKVQKANVLKDFVHIAGPLNVTHLVVFTKTENAIYLRTAKLPHGPTLTYQVKEYSLIKDIISSQKKSVIYEKLFDHHPLLVLNNFSGDGMHLKLMATTFQHMFPSINVNKTNLNTIRRCLLINYNEDQTLDLRQYAIKVVPTGMSKAVKKLIQSKVPNLSQYKDISDYIEKSGNLSESEVEFDGAANTVTLPQPISSRGNIAAEKSAIRLYEIGPRMTLQLMKIEEGLMSGEVLFHQFVSKTPEEIKALKERCKEKKLLKEKRRAEQQRNVEKKKLLDNKEEKSNDAQVVSDEEREEDLKWYREAVGQEPDDNILPLSKKRKFSSDSSRGKLPKKVKFSSEIDKKQQNGSSKSDKDYQAFLKKKKKRKEAKLKNKGKKGRKAKLATKKTQDKPDQEKNSLKPKSFVKKRKKV
- the LOC107444556 gene encoding suppressor of SWI4 1 homolog isoform X3, translating into MGKRKHKRGKAAKNARKGISNDEPEELVKAPHSFVINRGRLGKNGHELLLNFRKIMEPYTASHLKVQKANVLKDFVHIAGPLNVTHLVVFTKTENAIYLRTAKLPHGPTLTYQVKEYSLIKDIISSQKKSVIYEKLFDHHPLLVLNNFSGDGMHLKLMATTFQHMFPSINVNKTNLNTIRRCLLINYNEDQTLDLRQYAIKVVPTGMSKAVKKLIQSKVPNLSQHKDISDFIEKSGNLSESEVEFDGAANTVTLPQPISSRGNIASEKSAIRLYEIGPRMTLQLMKIEEGLMSGEVLFHQFVSKTPEEIKALKERCKEKKLLKEKRRAEQQRNVEKKKLLDNKEEKSNDAQVVSDEEREEDLKWYREAVGQEPDDNILPLSKKRKFSSDSSRGKLPKKVKFSSEIDKKQQNGSSKSDKDYQAFLKKKKKRKEAKLKNKGKKGRKAKLATKKTQDKPDQEKNSLKPKSFVKKRKKV